GCATGATGTAGCCGAAACTCAGTGCCAGACCGATGCCCAGTGCCATTCCCATTCCTCCCTTTCGCTTGCGGGATGAGAGCGAAACACCGATGATGGTGAGGATGAAGGAAGCAAACGAGGAAGCGATGCGCTTGTAGTACTCCACCTGATACTGTACCACATTGCCTGAACCACGGTTGATCTGCTTGGAGATATAATCCTTCAGTTCCGGACTGGTGAAGGTTTCCTGCTGTCCCTTGGAGTAAACCAGATCGGTAGGCTCCATCATGATGAGCGTATCCTTCTGTGCTCCACTCGTGATGTGTTCCTTCATACCCTTCAGCTGGCGCACCTTCCAGCTGCTCAGCTTCCAGTGGTACTTGCTGTCGGAGATGGTATCATACTGAATCTCCATTGCCGTGAGGTGACTCACCAGTTTTTTGTCCTGAAACTTGTCCAGGCAGAAGCCATAGCCTCTCTTCACGTTGTTGTCGTAGTGCTGGATGTAGGCGATGACACCTTTATCTACCTGCAGCTGCACATTCTCGGCAGAGGTGTTCTTCTTCTTGTTCTTATACATGTTCTCGAAGTTCTGTCGAACCACGGTGCCATGTGGGATGACGTAGGCGGAGAGCGCATAGCTCAGGGCTGAAAGCATCACGCAGGTGATGAGATAAGGACGCAGAAGTCGCTTGAATGAAACGCCCGATGCCATGATGGCAATGATTTCAGAGTTGCCTGCCAGCTTCGAGGTGAAGAGAATGACAGCCACGAACACGAACAACGCACTGAAGAGGTTGGCGAAGTAGGGAACGAAGTTGGCGTAATAGTCGAAGATGATGGCCCGGGTCGGCGCATGATACTCCGTAAACTTCGCCAGGTTCTCGTTGAAGTCGAACACGATGGCAATGGTAATAATCAAGGCTATCGAGAAGAAGTAGTAACCTACGAACTTCTTGATGATATACCAGTCCAGTCGCTTGATGTATCTCAGTGGGTTGAGATACCTGAGCACCTTGAGGAAACGCAGTTTGTGCCCCATCCATCCCAGCACCTTGGCGATGCGGTGAAGAATGGGAATCAGCCAACCGAAGCGATGGGCAATGGCTCTGCCCATCTTCAGTCGTCTGCGATGTTTTCTGATGTATTTAAAATCTTTCATCATTTAAAGTAAATATGTATGGGAGCATCCCATAAAGTTCAATGCTCAAAGCTCAAAGTCCAAAACTAGATTCGTGTGCCGAGCTGGTCGATGATGGAGCGCTTCCACTCCACAAAGTCGCCCTGCTCTATGTGATGGCGGGCATCGGTGACGAGTCGCAGGTAGAACGAGAGGTTGTGGATGCTGGCTATCTGCATCGCCAGGAGCTCCTGTGCCTTGAACAGGTGGTGCAGGTAGGCCTTGGTGGTCATGCGGTCGATGTCGCATCCGTCTGGGTCCACCGGACTGAAGTCCATCTCCCATTTCTTGTTGCGCATGTTCATCGTACCATTATAGGTGAAGAGCATCGCATTGCGGCCGTTGCGGGTTGGCATGACGCAGTCGAACATATCCACACCACGCTCGATGGCTTCCAGGATATTCTGAGGAGTACCCACACCCATCAGGTAGCGAGGCTTGTCCTTTGGCAGAATCTCGTTCACCACCTCAATCATCTCATACATCACCTCGGTAGGTTCTCCCACGGCAAGACCGCCGATGGCATTTCCGTCTGCGCCCTTGTCGGCGATGAACTTGGCTGCCTCGCGGCGCAATTCAGGGAAGGTGCAGCCCTGAACGATAGGAAAGAGACTCTGCTGGTAGCCGTAGAGCGGTTCCGTCTCGTTGAAGCGCTTGAAGCAGCGGTCCAGCCAGCGCTGGGTGAGCTCCAGACTCTTCTTTGCGTACTGGAAGTCGCTCTGTCCCGGAGGACACTCGTCGAATGCCATCATGATGTCGGCTCCGATGATGCGCTCTGTATCCATCACGTTCTCTGGGGTGAAGAAGTGCTTGCTGCCGTCGATGTGTGACCGGAACTCGCATCCCTCTTCTCTGAGCTTGCGGATGCCTGTGAGCGAGAATACCTGGAAGCCGCCGCTGTCGGTGAGGATAGGGCGGTCCCAGCCGTTAAACTTATGCAGTCCTCCTGCCGCCTTGATGACGTCGAGTCCCGGACGCAGGTAGAGGTGGTAGGTGTTGCCCAGGATAATTTGGGCTTTCACCTGCTGGCGCAACTCCTCGAAGTGGACGCCCTTCACGCTTCCCACGGTGCCTACTGGCATGAAGATAGGTGTCTTAATCTGTCCGTGGTCGGTGGTGATGATGCCAGTACGTGCATCGCTGGCCTTATCTGTTACTTGTAGTTCAAATTTCATTTTCTTTATTTTTCTTCTTTTTTGTCGTTATCTGGAATGGTGAAGTTGATAGGGTGCTCCACTTTCTCGTCGGTGAGTGCGAACTCCCATACATCTGCCACGTCTTCTACATAGTGGAAGCTTACGCCCTTGAGATACTTTTCCGGAATGTCGAGAATGTCCTTCTCGTTATCCTTGCAAATCACGATGTCGGTGATGCCGGCACGCTTGGCGGCTAGAATCTTTTCCTTGATGCCGCCCACAGGGAGTACTTTGCCTCGAAGGGTTATCTCGCCCGTCATGGCTGTGTTCTTGCGCACCTTGCGCTGGGTGATGGCCGAGGCGATGCTGGTGGCGATGGTGATTCCTGCCGATGGACCGTCCTTCGGTGTGGCTCCTTCCGGCACATGGATGTGGAGGTTCCAGTTTTCAAAGATGCGATAGTCTACGTCGAGCAGGTCGATATGCGCCTTGATGTACTCCAGGGCGATGACGGCAGACTCCTTCATCACGTCGCCGAGATTTCCGGTTAGGGTAAGTTTACCTTGCTTGCCCTTGCTCAGGGATGTCTCGATGAAAAGGATTTCTCCGCCCACGGAAGTCCATGCCAGTCCGGTTACTACTCCCGCATAACTGTTGCCCTGGTAGATATCACGGTTGAAGGGTGCCGTGCCAAGAATATCTTTCAGTTCGGCTGGGGTGATGGCTGGCTTTTCCAGTTCCTTGGAAGAGGCGAGCTTGTAGGCCATCTTGCGCAGTCCTTTGTTAATCTGCTTCTTCAACTGGCGTACGCCGCTTTCTCGGGTGTAGTGCTCGATGATGTTCTCGATTGCTGCCTTGCTGAAAGTCACCTTCGGGGTGAACGTGTCGAGACCCGTATTCTCCAACTCCTTCGGAATCAGGTGGCGCTTGGCTATTTCTATCTTCTCCTCGGTGATGTAGCCGCCTACTTCTATCAGCTCCATGCGGTCGAGCAATGGGCGCGGGATGGAACTGATGTCATTGGCGGTGGCGATGAAGAGAACCTTCGAGAGGTCGTAATCCACATCCAGATAGTTGTCGTGGAAGGCTACGTTCTGCTCTGGGTCGAGTACTTCGAGCAGTGCCGATGCCGGGTCGCCATGATAGTTATTGCTTGATACCTTGTCTATCTCGTCGAGAATGAATACTGGGTTGCTGCTTCCCGCTTTCTGGATGTTCTTGATGATACGTCCTGGCATTGCACCGATGTAGGTGCGGCGATGACCGCGAATCTCCGACTCATCGTGCAGACCGCCGAGCGACATGCGTACATACTTGCGGTTCATGGCCTTGGCAATGCTTCTTCCCAAACTGGTCTTTCCTACTCCTGGAGGACCGTAGAGGCAGAGGATAGGACTCTGCGTTCCGTTTTTCAAGCTTCTAACTGCCAGGTATTCCAGGATTCGCTCCTTCACCTTCTCCATGCCGTAGTGGTCCTGGTTGAGAATCTTCTTGGCGTGGGTCAGGCTCAGGTTGTCTATGGTGTATTCGTTCCAAGGCAAATCTACCAGCGTCTGCAGATAGTTGATCTGAATCGGATAGTCGGGGCTT
The Segatella copri DNA segment above includes these coding regions:
- the lon gene encoding endopeptidase La, which codes for MNDNSNTRIQMIADFEGDASVLIKQREAGIYPTLCTRDLVVFPAVLTPIVVGRKKSQELVNMLEQNPETIFCIFCQKKEDTEDPTTEDLYEQGTFAKLVKVINMPNEEHQKTVIVQGLGRCKLKSIVEAQPYYMADVESQPELWPSEKLAKEPMFKTLTKTFFEESIKFIKHNENIPDEAVYAINEISNIFVKCNFLCNSLPFSVEDRIKMLEEEFLPDRIIVAMKALQKELELLFLQSEIRRKTQYEMEEQQKEYFLKQQIKQIKTELGEGEGSPEKKELLEKAQHKVWNGATQAVFKKEMAKLDNIHPQSPDYPIQINYLQTLVDLPWNEYTIDNLSLTHAKKILNQDHYGMEKVKERILEYLAVRSLKNGTQSPILCLYGPPGVGKTSLGRSIAKAMNRKYVRMSLGGLHDESEIRGHRRTYIGAMPGRIIKNIQKAGSSNPVFILDEIDKVSSNNYHGDPASALLEVLDPEQNVAFHDNYLDVDYDLSKVLFIATANDISSIPRPLLDRMELIEVGGYITEEKIEIAKRHLIPKELENTGLDTFTPKVTFSKAAIENIIEHYTRESGVRQLKKQINKGLRKMAYKLASSKELEKPAITPAELKDILGTAPFNRDIYQGNSYAGVVTGLAWTSVGGEILFIETSLSKGKQGKLTLTGNLGDVMKESAVIALEYIKAHIDLLDVDYRIFENWNLHIHVPEGATPKDGPSAGITIATSIASAITQRKVRKNTAMTGEITLRGKVLPVGGIKEKILAAKRAGITDIVICKDNEKDILDIPEKYLKGVSFHYVEDVADVWEFALTDEKVEHPINFTIPDNDKKEEK
- the tgt gene encoding tRNA guanosine(34) transglycosylase Tgt — protein: MKFELQVTDKASDARTGIITTDHGQIKTPIFMPVGTVGSVKGVHFEELRQQVKAQIILGNTYHLYLRPGLDVIKAAGGLHKFNGWDRPILTDSGGFQVFSLTGIRKLREEGCEFRSHIDGSKHFFTPENVMDTERIIGADIMMAFDECPPGQSDFQYAKKSLELTQRWLDRCFKRFNETEPLYGYQQSLFPIVQGCTFPELRREAAKFIADKGADGNAIGGLAVGEPTEVMYEMIEVVNEILPKDKPRYLMGVGTPQNILEAIERGVDMFDCVMPTRNGRNAMLFTYNGTMNMRNKKWEMDFSPVDPDGCDIDRMTTKAYLHHLFKAQELLAMQIASIHNLSFYLRLVTDARHHIEQGDFVEWKRSIIDQLGTRI
- a CDS encoding LptF/LptG family permease, whose protein sequence is MKDFKYIRKHRRRLKMGRAIAHRFGWLIPILHRIAKVLGWMGHKLRFLKVLRYLNPLRYIKRLDWYIIKKFVGYYFFSIALIITIAIVFDFNENLAKFTEYHAPTRAIIFDYYANFVPYFANLFSALFVFVAVILFTSKLAGNSEIIAIMASGVSFKRLLRPYLITCVMLSALSYALSAYVIPHGTVVRQNFENMYKNKKKNTSAENVQLQVDKGVIAYIQHYDNNVKRGYGFCLDKFQDKKLVSHLTAMEIQYDTISDSKYHWKLSSWKVRQLKGMKEHITSGAQKDTLIMMEPTDLVYSKGQQETFTSPELKDYISKQINRGSGNVVQYQVEYYKRIASSFASFILTIIGVSLSSRKRKGGMGMALGIGLALSFGYIMLQTVSATFAIQANFPPALAAWMPNIIFAFVAYFCYRKAPR